A DNA window from Anastrepha ludens isolate Willacy chromosome 6, idAnaLude1.1, whole genome shotgun sequence contains the following coding sequences:
- the LOC128865822 gene encoding uncharacterized protein LOC128865822, producing MARNGFLNDTEISTYLQGLSDDPESSDNSETKNELFEDDVQSDVEDEEIGSEDRDINTALLEDQLIGIVVSLTAAETVSKTRAKATTPKPATTPKPALESNNEKTATKLSAKSATKASPTRSAKTVKTTTAGTTNASDKRGKRTLYDFENAGYLYTDIASRRAGYENDGQAYYPQSGYYNGQNAIAQFPNNYIGPQYYPQYLEAPEPIIEIIIKDSNDTLPEPEPQPIVTKKKKEKVHVFYVNYKKDQNNKLHLESPIASLNNDDTDEEEEEEIVHYPVPATAAPPVKTTTLRTIIHPDSEKYHSNSGIHVTFGSEDKSQAGHQIEESDAESIQSQVVAIPVGGNSQAAHFKADAYNTRADFGVSTQGQSHTGANHQLFTGPFQQAHFQQQQQQQQHQQQQQLQQHQQQQHQQQQQQAQIQKQQLPLPHTGNYFRPPAALVQQPPTNFYQKQQQSQYQHQQQQQQQQQHQQHQLQQQRPQFGSTFNSVVAPPAPPPPPPQQPTPAPVPTLQQIPQAQSQYRKTFGASSSPQSHFFSNQNQQYQHQSSNQQQTFFSSLFQKPTAAPVKQPVFFPTAPPKIQELPARQSGAPYHPVKFRPTLGPAQPHIKQVPIPAKLENTNYQSAQQQQHHYQQQQHPQPAKHQPTYHSQQPFQFNRQPQFVQQPTFTLPSPQSIPSNGNSGSSSSGNGNYFKQSQQSHSHSQLLTQKLASSRYQPQQQQQQQQSSYQPVQQQSSQQAQQETQQSYKTQLKSQQNQKPSFQSQQSSAAGVHGPTTASLQSSDPLKSIHNYFGVQSSKETELLKSIPKYEQHITETIELPLGGGHGNSGQYNGFGNVGFQTQNQVLHDIPAPHLGPTSPPSHAQQSYQQQHQQQQSHASSSYANGNTGSAPLSTNGHYVTGSALQASQSQAHAQQQQQQQQPQQFSNFVTAHNSHQPAYPTTTPAPPLYAQTTDGEKVMIVTPMPPNAYNQYHSSQYQQQAGASKVLASSSSLQAQSTSNYVQQPRQSAGSLISSTVPNAAVGSSPQFSVSTFHSDVFKELEQRRNEEKAPISQFSFGTQVASGNDKPYLPATQASIGSNYGQASTASSSSAQQSTHQSAQNAVDNTKNAKASQTLLQLPDEVPDDLRQQLLSSGVLNNADISVLDYDKVGDVALENLPAEHLQHFYGAGGAAQISASKKVVTVVKPNGDQVSLSEKDIERVKQSNALPHKQGVDVKVVHFDADNEKSVSEKYIKTDATVVPPVDLAERQYNRYLPLKINGAQFPLPDSEELRGKKVVSVVVLAPVEAQPPTSLAASNANERRSERETAVDDKEVKFLGGDLIKTLVKKPTKENFKRWLEKEARTDVEQQSVVLLVAKSSDDAEQEIFMYDISTGAVNKLNGELSSAFVNVAEENASSEDLEHASTLDPSVLETMMQNSRR from the exons CTGCTTTGGAAAGCAACAATGAGAAAACAGCCACAAAACTCTCAGCGAAGTCTGCAACTAAGGCTAGTCCAACACGAAGCGCTAAAACTGTAAAGACAACAACGGCCGGCACCACGAATGCCAGCGATAAGCGAGGCAAACGTACACTTTACGATTTCGAAAATGCTGGCTACCTTTATACGGATATCGCGAGTCGGCGCGCTGGCTACGAGAACGACGGTCAAGCGTACTATCCACAAAGTGGTTACTACAATGGGCAAAACGCCATTG CGCAATTCCCAAACAACTACATTGGGCCACAGTACTATCCACAATACCTAGAAGCGCCTGAGCCCATCATTGAAATCATCATTAAAGATTCCAATGATACTCTACCTGAACCCGAACCACAACCCATTGTTACGAAGAAAAAGAAGGAGAAGGTGCAcgtcttctatgtgaactacaAAAAGGACCAGAACAACAAACTTCATTTGGAAAGTCCCATCGCCTCGCTCAACAACGATGACACCGACGAAGAGGAGGAAGAGGAAATCGTACACTATCCAGTgccagcaacagcagcaccacCAGTCAAGACCACAACGCTGCGCACTATCATTCATCCGGATTCGGAGAAATACCATAGTAATAGTGGCATACACGTAACTTTCGGTTCCGAGGATAAATCGCAGGCGGGGCATCAAATTGAAGAATCTGACGCAGAGAGCATACAAAGTCAAGTGGTGGCCATACCAGTTGGCGGCAATTCACAAGCGGCACATTTTAAAGCAGATGCCTACAATACCAGAGCAGATTTTGGCGTGAGCACGCAAGGTCAATCGCATACCGGGGCGAATCATCAGCTGTTCACAGGACCGTTCCAGCAAGCGCAtttccagcagcagcagcagcaacagcaacatcaacaacaacagcaactgcagcaacatcaacagcagcaacatcaacagcaacagcagcaagccCAGATACAGAAGCAACAGCTGCCATTGCCGCATACTGGTAATTATTTCCGTCCACCAGCCGCTTTGGTTCAACAACCACCCACGAACTTCTATCAGAAGCAACAGCAATCGCAATaccagcaccaacaacaacaacagcaacagcaacaacatcagcagcatcagctacaacaacaacgaccacAATTTGGTTCAACTTTCAACAGCGTAGTTGCACCTCccgcaccaccaccaccaccaccacaacAACCGACCCCGGCACCTGTACCCACATTGCAACAGATCCCACAAGCACAGTCACAATATCGCAAAACATTCGGTGCTTCGAGCTCGCCGCAAAGCCATTTTTTCTCAAACCAAAATCAACAATACCAGCATCAGTCCAGTAACCAGCAGCAGACGTTCTTCAGTAGCCTCTTCCAAAAACCTACTGCTGCACCCGTGAAGCAGCCGGTTTTCTTCCCCACCGCGCCACCAAAGATTCAAGAGCTGCCCGCTCGTCAATCAGGTGCTCCTTATCACCCTGTTAAATTCCGTCCCACCCTTGGACCGGCGCAGCCACACATTAAGCAAGTGCCGATACCCGCGAAGTTGGAGAACACCAATTACCAGTCtgcgcaacagcaacagcaccaCTATCAGCAACAACAGCACCCACAACCAGCGAAACATCAACCAACCTACCATTCACAACAGCCTTTCCAATTCAACCGTCAACCACAATTCGTACAACAGCCGACCTTTACATTGCCCTCACCGCAATCGATACCATCGAACGGGAATAGCGGCAGCAGTAGCAGTGGTAACGGCAATTACTTTAAACAATCCCAACAATCGCATTCGCACTCGCAGCTGCTGACACAGAAATTAGCCTCAAGCCGTTACCAGccccaacagcagcagcaacagcaacagtcgTCCTATCAGCCGGTCCAACAACAATCTAGCCAGCAGGCTCAACAAGAAACGCAACAATCTTATAAAACACAACTGAAAAGCCAACAAAATCAGAAGCCAAGTTTCCAGAGCCAACAAAGTAGCGCAGCTGGCGTTCACGGACCGACAACCGCTTCACTGCAGTCATCAGATCCGCTTAAATCTATCCACAATTACTTCGGCGTACAATCTTCGAAGGAAACTGAGCTCCTCAAGTCCATACCGAAATATGAGCAACATATTACGGAGACCATTGAGTTGCCACTCGGCGGTGGCCACGGTAACAGTGGACAATACAATGGCTTTGGCAATGTGGGCTTCCAGACACAGAATCAGGTGTTGCACGATATTCCAGCGCCCCATTTGGGACCCACATCACCGCCAAGTCATGCCCAGCAGTCCtatcaacaacaacatcaacagcagCAGAGCCATGCGAGCTCAAGCTACGCTAATGGAAATACTGGCTCAGCACCACTTTCTACGAATGGGCACTATGTCACCGGCTCAGCTTTGCAAGCGTCGCAGAGTCAGGCACACgctcagcagcagcaacagcaacagcaaccacAACAGTTCAGCAATTTTGTCACCGCACATAACAGTCACCAACCCGCCTACCCCACAACGACGCCCGCTCCACCGCTATACGCCCAAACCACTGACGGCGAGAAAGTTATGATTGTAACGCCTATGCCACCGAATGCTTATAATCAGTACCATTCCAGCCAGTATCAGCAACAAGCAGGCGCCTCAAAAGTGCTAGCCAGTTCGTCCTCTTTACAGGCACAGTCCACAAGCAATTACGTACAACAGCCAAGACAGTCCGCTGGTAGTCTAATCTCCTCAACTGTACCCAACGCTGCTGTGGGCAGCTCACCGCAATTCAGCGTCTCTACCTTCCACTCTGATGTCTTCAAAGAACTTGAACAGCGTCGGAATGAAGAAAAGGCGCCCATAAGTCAATTCAGTTTTGGAACGCAGGTGGCGTCTGGTAATGACAAGCCCTACCTACCAGCCACACAGGCTAGTATCGGCTCCAATTATGGGCAAGCCTCCACCGCGAGCAGCAGCAGCGCACAGCAGAGCACACACCAGAGCGCACAGAACGCTGTCGACAACACCAAGAACGCTAAGGCCTCACAAACTCTACTCCAACTGCCTGACGAAGTGCCCGATGATCTGCGTCAGCAGCTACTCTCATCTGGCGTGCTCAACAACGCAGACATTTCCGTGTTGGACTACGATAAAGTGGGCGATGTGGCATTGGAAAACCTGCCCGCCGAACATTTACAGCACTTTTACGGTGCCGGTGGTGCGGCACAGATTTCTGCATCCAAAAAGGTCGTTACCGTTGTGAAGCCCAACGGTGACCAGGTCTCGCTTAGCGAAAAGGATATCGAACGCGTCAAGCAGTCTAATGCTTTGCCACATAAACAGGGTGTAGATGTGAAAGTGGTACATTTTGATGCCGACAATGAGAAGAGTGTTTCGGAAAAGTATATCAAGACCGATGCGACTGTCGTGCCACCAGTTGATTTGGCCGAACGGCAGTATAATCGTTATTTGCCGCTGAAAATTAATGGCGCTCAGTTTCCTCTACCGGACAGTGAAGAGTTGCGTGGCAAGAAGGTGGTGAGTGTCGTGGTTTTGGCGCCTGTAGAAGCACAGCCACCGACAAGTTTGGCAGCCAGTAATGCCAACGAAAGGCGCAGTGAACGCGAAACAGCAGTCGATGATAAAGAAGTAAAGTTTCTTGGTGGCGATCTCATCAAAACTTTGGTTAAGAAGCCCACCAAGGAGAATTTCAAACGCTGGTTGGAGAAGGAAGCGCGTACGGATGTGGAACAGCAATCGGTGGTACTGCTCGTAGCGAA ATCCAGCGATGATGCCGAGCAAGAGATCTTCATGTACGACATTTCCACGGGTGCAGTGAACAAACTGAATGGTGAACTCTCCAGCGCATTCGTTAATGTGGCCGAGGAGAATGCCAGCTCTGAGGACTTGGAACACGCATCAACACTAGATCCCAGCGTGCTGGAGACAATGATGCAGAATAGTCGAAGATGA